One window from the genome of Leptospira johnsonii encodes:
- a CDS encoding helix-turn-helix domain-containing protein: protein MKTDLNKPRGIIKSITGENWSLTRSAPSSGLRFFVEHYWSVRWDMRQAGPMVQENLPHPSVHLVFEKENTKIFGVVSGRFAQRLEGEGRVFGIKFRPGAFYPFYKRSLSEITDKTIRIEEVFGTPTEPLEREVFELDSESDLVQFAENFLYERLPEEDETITWINDLIEKVSNDRSILKVEDMVRLSGMNKRSLQRIFNQYVGVGPKWVINRYRMFEILDRITKDTDWVELALELGYFDQAHFIKDFKRMVGKSPEEYSKSIPES, encoded by the coding sequence TTGAAAACAGACTTAAACAAACCCAGAGGGATCATTAAATCTATAACAGGTGAGAATTGGAGTTTGACCAGAAGCGCTCCTTCTTCCGGTTTAAGGTTTTTTGTGGAACATTATTGGTCCGTTCGTTGGGACATGAGACAAGCAGGGCCTATGGTCCAAGAAAATCTTCCTCACCCTTCCGTTCATCTGGTCTTTGAAAAAGAGAACACTAAAATTTTCGGAGTGGTTAGCGGCAGATTTGCGCAAAGGTTAGAAGGAGAAGGTAGGGTATTCGGGATCAAATTCAGGCCCGGTGCATTCTACCCTTTCTATAAAAGATCACTTTCAGAGATCACAGATAAGACAATTCGAATAGAGGAAGTGTTTGGAACTCCAACAGAACCATTAGAAAGAGAAGTATTCGAATTGGATTCTGAATCCGACCTGGTGCAATTTGCAGAAAATTTTTTATATGAAAGACTTCCGGAAGAAGATGAAACAATCACTTGGATCAATGATCTGATTGAAAAAGTTTCTAACGATAGATCCATCTTGAAAGTAGAAGACATGGTTCGACTTTCCGGAATGAACAAACGCTCTTTGCAACGGATCTTCAATCAATATGTGGGAGTTGGTCCTAAATGGGTCATCAATCGATATAGAATGTTCGAGATCCTGGATCGAATTACTAAGGATACGGACTGGGTTGAGTTAGCATTGGAGCTGGGATATTTTGACCAGGCACATTTTATAAAGGATTTCAAAAGAATGGTAGGTAAAAGTCCGGAAGAATATTCTAAAAGTATTCCGGAATCTTAA
- a CDS encoding SRPBCC domain-containing protein — protein MEIKYEIYIAAKPEQVWNILVSKEESSKIFHGCGIESDFKVGSNYAYIGPGPSGDKTVHVEGKILEIVPNKILSMTLLVGSVYGEHYKNFESRTVYTLEPYGNSTRLKLVNDKIKEGDPSYERSADGGWARVLSSIKSLAETGKPLELPMGEG, from the coding sequence ATGGAAATCAAATATGAAATTTATATAGCAGCTAAACCGGAACAGGTTTGGAACATTCTAGTTTCGAAAGAAGAAAGTAGCAAAATTTTTCACGGATGCGGGATCGAATCCGATTTCAAAGTAGGAAGTAATTACGCGTATATAGGTCCCGGACCTTCTGGAGATAAAACAGTCCATGTAGAAGGGAAAATTTTGGAAATTGTTCCGAATAAAATCCTATCTATGACTCTTTTAGTCGGTTCCGTATACGGAGAACATTATAAAAACTTTGAGTCCAGAACAGTGTATACTTTGGAGCCTTATGGTAATTCGACCAGACTGAAGCTTGTGAATGACAAAATTAAAGAAGGAGATCCTTCTTACGAACGTTCTGCTGACGGAGGCTGGGCCAGAGTTTTATCTTCGATCAAAAGTTTAGCGGAAACAGGAAAACCTTTGGAACTTCCAATGGGCGAAGGTTAA
- a CDS encoding acyl-CoA thioesterase produces the protein MIITPIQTRWNDLDPFAHVNNARYMSYFEIGRVDYCSKKFNTKDIYDVPFLLARMEVDMLKAVELFHPIEVWTCVSKIGNKSWDFTSLIRHTETKEIFTKAKTVQVSYDHRNKTSIPIPDWIRKILEEDLEIFKTTFEKAD, from the coding sequence ATGATTATCACTCCGATCCAAACCAGATGGAATGATTTGGATCCTTTCGCTCATGTGAATAATGCCAGATATATGTCCTATTTTGAAATAGGAAGAGTGGATTATTGTTCCAAGAAGTTCAATACAAAAGATATCTACGATGTTCCATTCTTACTTGCTAGAATGGAAGTGGATATGCTCAAGGCAGTCGAACTATTTCATCCGATAGAAGTTTGGACCTGCGTTTCTAAAATAGGGAATAAGTCTTGGGACTTTACATCCTTGATACGACATACGGAAACAAAGGAAATTTTTACTAAGGCAAAAACGGTCCAAGTATCCTACGATCATAGGAATAAAACATCTATACCGATCCCAGATTGGATCCGCAAAATTTTGGAAGAAGATCTGGAGATATTCAAAACTACTTTCGAAAAAGCAGACTGA
- the pheS gene encoding phenylalanine--tRNA ligase subunit alpha, whose amino-acid sequence MNLSEELDKIFEEANRLIGSSIDEADLDKNKNEYLGKKGKLTSVLKNLASLSIEEKKTVGQKANDLSKSLEEIVSKTRENLKTKGFKEQSEKEWFDVLRPLGEADPGTLHPITKIQYEIEDIFTSMGFEIWDGPEVETDFNNFGALNFTDDHPARDMQDTFYLENGNLLRTHTSAIQVRALRKLKPPFKIIGPGRVFRYEEVDASHETSFYQIEGMVVGKDISAGNMLYTMEVLLSRVFEKEVKTRLRPGFFPFVEPAFELDINCQVCGGSGCSVCKQSGWLELMPCGLVHPNVFKLNGLDPKEWTGFAFGLGLDRLVMMKYGIHDIRYLHSGNLRFLKQF is encoded by the coding sequence ATGAATCTATCGGAAGAATTAGACAAAATTTTTGAAGAAGCGAATCGTCTGATCGGATCTTCCATCGACGAAGCGGATCTTGACAAAAACAAGAATGAGTATCTGGGCAAAAAAGGGAAGCTCACTTCTGTACTCAAAAACCTGGCTTCCTTATCTATCGAAGAAAAGAAAACGGTAGGACAAAAGGCTAACGATCTTTCTAAAAGTTTAGAAGAGATTGTTTCCAAAACCAGGGAAAATCTCAAGACTAAAGGTTTTAAAGAACAATCCGAAAAGGAATGGTTCGATGTTCTTCGTCCTTTAGGAGAAGCCGATCCTGGCACATTACATCCTATTACAAAAATACAATATGAGATCGAGGATATATTTACCTCGATGGGTTTCGAGATCTGGGATGGACCAGAAGTAGAAACAGACTTTAATAATTTCGGCGCCTTAAACTTTACGGACGATCACCCTGCTAGAGATATGCAGGATACTTTTTACTTGGAAAACGGAAACCTTCTTCGCACGCATACTTCTGCAATCCAAGTCCGTGCATTAAGAAAATTGAAACCTCCTTTTAAGATCATAGGACCAGGACGAGTATTCCGTTACGAAGAAGTAGACGCTTCTCACGAAACATCTTTCTATCAAATAGAAGGTATGGTGGTAGGAAAAGATATCTCCGCGGGCAATATGCTTTACACGATGGAAGTCCTACTTTCACGGGTATTCGAGAAGGAAGTAAAGACTAGACTAAGGCCTGGATTTTTTCCTTTCGTAGAACCTGCTTTCGAGTTGGATATCAACTGCCAGGTTTGTGGAGGAAGCGGTTGTTCCGTATGTAAACAATCCGGTTGGTTGGAATTGATGCCTTGCGGTTTGGTTCATCCGAACGTTTTCAAATTGAACGGGTTAGATCCGAAAGAATGGACAGGGTTTGCATTCGGGCTCGGATTAGACAGATTGGTGATGATGAAATACGGGATCCACGATATCCGTTATTTGCATTCAGGGAACCTGAGGTTCTTAAAACAATTCTAA
- a CDS encoding UDP-N-acetylmuramate--L-alanine ligase: MKIHLIGIGGIAMGNLASMLRSLGHEVSGSDAGVYPPMSDKLKEWGIPYSEGFDAERVKGKDLIVIGNAISRGNPEVEEVLNSGLEYVSMSAALEKYILAGKKVVVVAGTHGKTTTTFLIHHLLKESGLNPGLFVGGIRKDGFPGFEFTNGNYFVIEGDEYDTAFFDKASKFLHYRPTYAVLNALDFDHADIFKDIGEIETMFSRLLRLVPGNGKVYYWAGAANLKRICGEASKFVKSEAFEFNKKDSILTWKKGELYSGQRLLRPGFFGNHNYRNAEVALRVCEEILKKENVPKAKEKLLDALESFPGVKRRQEILFDSARSILIEDFAHHPVAVEETIRSVKQRFPGFKIISLFEPRSATSHRNVFQKEYSFAFKGSAVTMITEIYNLKKVSKDSRLDVKKLILKLPKHSGTLPFYCKDPKDLVQKVRKILPQFEKDKILILAMSNGAFGGIYPSLKELVGSRK; encoded by the coding sequence TTGAAAATCCATCTGATAGGGATAGGCGGAATTGCAATGGGAAACCTGGCTTCCATGTTAAGAAGTCTAGGTCACGAAGTTTCCGGCTCTGACGCAGGAGTATATCCTCCAATGTCCGACAAATTGAAAGAGTGGGGAATTCCTTACTCCGAAGGTTTCGATGCGGAGAGAGTCAAAGGCAAAGATCTAATCGTAATTGGAAATGCGATCTCCAGAGGAAACCCTGAAGTCGAAGAAGTCCTAAATTCCGGATTGGAATATGTTTCCATGTCTGCCGCTTTAGAAAAATACATTCTCGCAGGAAAGAAAGTAGTGGTAGTCGCAGGAACTCACGGCAAAACCACAACCACATTCTTGATCCATCACTTGTTAAAAGAATCAGGACTGAATCCCGGATTATTCGTGGGTGGTATCCGTAAGGACGGATTTCCAGGTTTCGAATTCACAAACGGAAATTATTTTGTAATCGAAGGAGATGAATATGATACAGCATTCTTCGATAAAGCCTCTAAGTTTTTACATTATAGACCGACTTATGCAGTATTAAATGCATTAGATTTTGATCATGCGGATATTTTTAAAGATATCGGAGAGATCGAAACAATGTTCTCCAGATTATTGAGACTCGTACCCGGGAACGGAAAAGTATATTACTGGGCAGGAGCTGCAAATCTAAAAAGGATCTGCGGAGAAGCCTCCAAATTCGTAAAATCGGAAGCATTCGAATTTAATAAAAAGGATTCAATTCTTACTTGGAAGAAGGGAGAATTATACAGCGGACAAAGACTTCTCCGTCCCGGATTTTTCGGAAACCATAATTACAGAAACGCAGAAGTCGCCCTCCGAGTCTGCGAAGAAATATTAAAAAAAGAGAATGTTCCTAAAGCGAAGGAAAAATTACTGGATGCTTTGGAATCCTTCCCTGGTGTAAAACGTAGGCAAGAGATACTATTCGACTCTGCAAGAAGTATCCTGATCGAGGACTTTGCTCACCATCCTGTAGCGGTGGAAGAAACGATTCGTTCTGTTAAGCAAAGATTCCCAGGTTTTAAGATTATCAGCTTATTCGAACCCAGAAGTGCTACTTCCCATCGAAACGTTTTCCAAAAGGAATACTCTTTTGCGTTTAAGGGTTCTGCAGTGACCATGATTACCGAAATATATAATCTAAAAAAGGTCTCCAAGGATAGCCGTTTGGACGTGAAAAAGCTGATCCTGAAACTTCCAAAACATTCGGGCACCCTTCCATTTTACTGCAAGGATCCTAAGGATCTGGTCCAGAAAGTTCGGAAAATCCTTCCCCAATTCGAGAAGGATAAAATCCTGATCCTAGCGATGTCCAATGGGGCTTTCGGCGGAATTTATCCTTCTTTGAAGGAATTGGTCGGATCTAGAAAATGA
- a CDS encoding DUF4340 domain-containing protein yields the protein MRNKLYLLGLVVVLLFLAFFLLEKTKEDATEIEYWKFSLDRIEYYPPSEQWVERTGEKFYPKPFTISVKEGIKKGEKFFTVSNKDTETGKDIEYEGGYNSENTVRDFGTYRVKGTEEVLEGIQIKESLQVGEDSPKLVFYSGNVSKTLRIGKKHSLGSTRVILHEGPIRNVLTSSSYLFDRFQKGPQDFRQKSILTLNKEYVKEISYIDENGVSIKIDNTPFESNGVKKNLWRRLSGEIILLEPKLGEDLYRYMTGLKVETFPDDENGAGFGIGNILAPGAEKSEFSLASVKVLISDGNEIVYRFHKETSIGDKKLSPIIRIINSNFKEPPVYVIANAFTQIQTAANSIKNAKAIVKPAKGKPGNTSRKK from the coding sequence ATGCGAAATAAACTCTATCTTCTCGGCTTAGTAGTCGTTTTATTATTTCTGGCCTTCTTCCTTTTGGAAAAAACAAAAGAAGATGCAACAGAGATTGAATATTGGAAATTTTCTTTAGATAGGATCGAATACTATCCTCCCAGCGAACAATGGGTAGAAAGAACCGGAGAAAAATTTTATCCGAAGCCCTTCACGATTTCCGTAAAAGAAGGCATCAAGAAGGGAGAAAAATTTTTTACAGTCTCAAACAAAGACACTGAAACCGGAAAGGATATAGAATACGAAGGCGGTTATAATTCTGAAAATACCGTTCGAGATTTCGGAACCTATAGAGTAAAAGGAACGGAAGAGGTCTTAGAAGGCATCCAGATCAAGGAATCCCTACAAGTTGGGGAGGATTCTCCTAAATTAGTTTTTTATTCCGGAAATGTTTCCAAAACTTTAAGGATCGGAAAAAAACATTCTTTAGGTTCTACGAGAGTTATCTTGCATGAAGGACCGATCCGAAATGTTCTAACTTCTTCTTCTTATCTGTTTGATAGATTCCAAAAAGGTCCTCAGGACTTCCGTCAAAAAAGTATTCTGACCTTGAATAAGGAATATGTAAAAGAAATTTCTTATATAGATGAGAATGGCGTATCCATCAAGATAGATAATACTCCTTTCGAATCGAATGGTGTTAAAAAGAATCTTTGGCGAAGACTTTCGGGAGAAATTATTTTGCTGGAACCTAAGCTGGGAGAGGATCTTTACAGATACATGACCGGTCTGAAAGTAGAAACTTTTCCGGACGATGAGAATGGTGCAGGTTTTGGTATTGGAAATATTCTGGCTCCCGGGGCTGAGAAGTCAGAATTCTCTTTAGCGAGCGTAAAGGTTTTGATTTCCGATGGGAACGAGATAGTATATCGTTTTCATAAAGAGACCAGCATAGGAGATAAAAAACTAAGTCCTATAATCCGAATTATAAATTCTAATTTTAAAGAACCTCCGGTTTATGTTATTGCAAATGCGTTTACCCAGATCCAAACCGCTGCGAATTCGATAAAGAATGCAAAAGCGATCGTAAAACCTGCTAAGGGCAAACCAGGAAATACTTCTCGGAAAAAATAA